The following are encoded together in the Brassica napus cultivar Da-Ae chromosome A9, Da-Ae, whole genome shotgun sequence genome:
- the LOC106367330 gene encoding stress-associated endoplasmic reticulum protein 2 yields the protein MTTSKRLADRKIEKFDKNITKRGFVPETTTKKGKDYPVGPILLGFFVFVVIGSSLFQIIRTATSGGMA from the exons ATG ACAACTTCAAAGAGGCTCGCAGACAGGAAGATTGAGAAGTTTGACAAGAACATTACTAAAAGAGGTTTTGTTCCCGAGACCACCACCAAGAAGGGCAAAGATTACCCCGTTGGACCCATCCTCCTCGGCTTCTTTGTCTTCGTCGTCATTGGCTCCT CTCTCTTCCAGATCATCAGAACTGCAACTAGTGGAGGCATGGCATAA
- the LOC106367329 gene encoding F-box only protein 6: MEEELAMLKQFIGQLQELLHNGSHPPSSPPSSSSSSSSFIVLHNPHYHNRWCSPFTEETSTDDSCDILMAPGKRPPGIFNMLETVKQPVKRSRKDKKNQGKSSTEGDGNMDQEIWQEFPHDLFESVVSRLPIPKFFQFRAVCRKWNALIDSDSFSRCCTDLPQTIPWFYTITHENVNSGQLYDPSSEKWHHPIIPSLPKKTIVLPMASAGGLVCFLDIGHRNFYVSNPLTKSFRELPARSFKVWSRVAVGMTLNGNSTSDGYKVLWVGCEGEYEVYDSLSNVWTKRGTIPSNIKLPVLLNFKSQPVAIQTTLYFMLTEPEGILSYDMVSGKWKQYVIPGPPDLSDLTLAECGERLMLVGLLTKNAATCVCIWELQKMTLLWKEVDRMPNIWCLEFYGKHVRMNCLGNKGCLMMLSLRSRQMNRLITYNAVTREWSKVPGCTVPRGRKRLWIACGTAFHPSPTARA, encoded by the exons ATGGAAGAAGAGCTTGCCATGCTCAAACAGTTCATCGGGCAGCTTCAAGAGCTCTTGCACAACGGCTCTCATcctccttcttcacctccctcttcctcttcttcttcgtcctcgTTTATAGTTCTACACAACCCTCACTATCACAACCG ATGGTGTTCGCCCTTTACTGAGGAAACTTCTACTGATGATTCTTGTGATATTCTAATGGCTCCTGGAAAGAGGCCTCCTGGGATCTTCAACATGTTAGAGACTGTCAAGCAACCTGTCAAGCGATCTCGAAAAGACAAGAAGAATCAAGGAAAATCATCCACTGAAGGAGATGGAAACATGGATCAAGAAATCTGGCAGGAGTTTCCTCATGATCTCTTCGAATCTGTTGTCTCCAGACTTCCCATCCCCAAGTTTTTCCAGTTCCGTGCAGTTTGTCGTAAATGGAACGCTCTCATTGATTCAGACAGCttctcccgctgctgcaccgaCCTCCCTCAGACCATCCCATGGTTCTACACCATAACCCACGAGAATGTCAACTCGGGACAACTCTACGACCCTTCTTCCGAGAAATGGCACCATCCCATTATCCCTTCACTTCCCAAGAAGACTATTGTCTTGCCTATGGCATCCGCGGGAGGTTTAGTGTGCTTCCTCGACATTGGCCATCGAAACTTCTACGTGAGCAACCCTCTGACAAAGTCTTTCAGAGAGCTGCCAGCGAGGTCGTTCAAGGTGTGGTCTCGTGTTGCAGTAGGAATGACTCTTAACGGAAACTCCACCAGCGATGGCTACAAGGTCTTGTGGGTTGGATGCGAAGGAGAGTACGAGGTTTACGATTCCTTGAGCAACGTATGGACCAAACGAGGGACCATCCCGTCCAACATAAAGCTCCCTGTGCTTCTCAACTTCAAGTCGCAGCCGGTGGCGATCCAAACCACGCTTTACTTCATGTTAACGGAGCCCGAAGGGATACTGTCCTACGACATGGTCTCAGGGAAGTGGAAGCAGTACGTCATACCGGGTCCACCGGACCTGAGCGACCTCACGCTAGCGGAGTGCGGGGAGAGGTTGATGCTGGTGGGTCTTCTGACGAAAAACGCTGCCACGTGCGTGTGCATATGGGAGCTGCAGAAGATGACGCTGCTGTGGAAGGAGGTTGACAGAATGCCAAACATATGGTGCTTGGAGTTTTACGGAAAGCACGTGAGGATGAATTGTCTAGGCAACAAAGGTTGTCTGATGATGTTGTCCTTGAGGTCCAGACAGATGAACCGTCTGATTACCTACAATGCTGTTACTAGGGAGTGGAGCAAGGTCCCTGGCTGTACCGTTCCTCGTGGGAGAAAGAGGCTTTGGATCGCTTGCGGAACAGCGTTCCATCCCTCCCCTACGGCTAGGGCATGA
- the LOC106367325 gene encoding CRIB domain-containing protein RIC2, giving the protein MKDRMQRCVVLPFSFGCSKQSSVAVADSTRQHKKPNQLIKNESEDNGFLVQKEDTKMDNNNANISDKIIRSFKSFSHFFICYEEEEREEREAEMEIGFPTDVKHLSHIGVDGTMTTFNVSSSSFPFAGLHLTAV; this is encoded by the exons ATGAAAGATCGGATGCAGCGATGTGTGGTATTGCCGTTTTCGTTTGGGTGCTCGAAGCAATCTAGCGTCGCCGTGGCTGATTCTACACGTCAACACAAGAAACCAAACCAACTCATCAAAA ATGAAAGTGAGGATAATGGCTTCTTGGTTCAAAAAGAAGACACAAAGATGGATAACAACAATGCAAATATCTCAGACAAAATAATTCGAAGCTTCAAGAGTTTTTCTCACTTTTTCATTT GTTACGAAGAGGAGGAGAGGGAAGAAAGAGAAGCGGAGATGGAGATAGGGTTTCCAACGGACGTGAAGCACTTGAGCCACATTGGAGTTGATGGAACCATGACCACTTTCAATGtctcatcctcatcttttccATTCGCCGGTCTCCATCTCACTGCCGTCTAA
- the LOC106367323 gene encoding squamosa promoter-binding-like protein 10 isoform X2 has protein sequence MDCNMTSPLWDWDHFLMSNPSKPENDKRRPSSEWGIEKGEGIESIFPSFERVSSGGSTTGFSTSSSSPIFRHANLPSETSPGDSFSNIDFVQVKTSTAESDLCLKLGKQTYSEDFWGRSNNEVSAVSVKLLAPSVVARKKSKPYGQSSMQVPRCQVDGCELDLSSAKDYHRKHRVCETHSKCPKVTVGGLERRFCQQCSRLHAVSEFDEKKRSCRKRLSHHNARRRKPQGVFPLNPERNCNGRQHPNMLWNGLSLNTVPDEKYVWSPSYDTKPTQMESGFTLSFQRGRGPEEHLYAGSSRSFSTFQTSGGFSAGRSNSQLPGKGVGEY, from the exons ATGGACTGCAACATGACATCTCCGTTGTGGGACTGGGATCATTTCCTCATGTCCAACCCCTCAAAGCCTGAAAATGACAAAAGACGGCCATCTTCTGAGTGGGGAATTGAGAAAGGTGAAGGAATTGAATCTATATTTCCCTCTTTCGAGAGAGTCAGTAGTGGCGGCTCTACCACCGGCTTCTCCACCAGCTCATCATCTCCCATATTCAGACACGCCAACCTCCCATCAGAAACTTCCCCTGGAGATTCTTTCAGCAACATAGACTTTGTCCAGGTGAAGACATCCACAGCTGAATCAGACCTTTGTTTGAAACTTGGAAAGCAGACCTACTCTGAAGACTTTTGGGGTAGAAGCAACAATGAGGTTTCAGCCGTTTCTGTGAAGCTATTGGCTCCTTCTGTTGTTGCTCGGAAGAAATCCAAACCGTATGGTCAGAGCAGCATGCAAGTCCCTCGTTGCCAAGTTGATGGATGTGAACTGGATCTCTCATCTGCTAAGGATTATCACCGCAAGCATAGAGTCTGCGAAACCCATTCAAAGTGCCCAAAAGTTACTGTGGGTGGCCTTGAACGTCGATTCTGCCAGCAGTGTAGCAG GCTGCATGCCGTCTCTGAGTTTGATGAGAAGAAACGAAGCTGCCGTAAACGTCTTTCTCATCACAATGCTAGGCGCCGCAAGCCACAAGGAGTGTTTCCATTGAATCCAGAGAGGAATTGCA ATGGAAGACAGCATCCAAATATGTTGTGGAATGGGCTGTCCCTTAACACCGTCCCTGATGAAAAGTATGTATGGAGTCCCAGTTACGATACAAAGCCTACACAGATGGAAAGCGGCTTTACCTTGAGCTTCCAGAGAGGCCGTGGCCCTGAGGAGCACTTGTATGCTGGTAGCAGCCGCTCGTTCTCTACGTTTCAAACCTCTGGAGGGTTCTCTGCAGGGAGGTCCAACTCTCAACTTCCTGGCAAAG GTGTAGGTGAATACTGA
- the BNAA09G27930D gene encoding uncharacterized protein BNAA09G27930D isoform X2, with translation MACKTIVRSVFISESRRASAASRCFFFPPSLSASVPVHGLFPAPKSLSFCGFASVPDRLPRLNCTLNNDQSEQGPPQEAVLKAISVSKTDGRVGKTTNVIIGGTVADDSAQDWLELDQKVNTYPTDRGFTAIGTGGDDFVHAMVVAVESVIERQIPEDCVKQTLSSKGKYVSVNIGPIRVVSSEQVQAVYNAMRRDERMKYFL, from the exons ATGGCTTGCAAAACGATCGTACGCTCCGTTTTCATATCGGAATCACGTCGGGCTTCCGCCGCAAGCAGATGCTTCTTCTTCCCTCCTTCTCTCTCCGCGTCTGTTCCGGTCCACGGTTTGTTCCCGGCGCCAAAGAGTCTAAGCTTCTGTGGTTTTGCCTCTGTGCCCGACCGTCTCCCTCGTCTCAATTGCACTCTCAATAACGACCAATCCGAGCAAGGACCGCCTCAAGAAGCTGTTCTCAAGGCCATTTCAG TGTCAAAGACTGATGGGAGAGTTGGCAAAACTACTAATGTGATAATTGGAGGCACTGTCGCTGATGATTCTGCGCAAGACTGGCTCGAACTTGACCAAAAG GTGAACACATACCCAACAGATAGAGGGTTTACTGCAATCGGGACTGGTGGCGATGACTTTGTGCATGCTATGGTTGTTGCTGTTGAATCTGTTATTGAACGTCAAATTCCTGAG GATTGTGTAAAGCAGACATTATCAAGCAAAGGCAAATATGTGTCGGTGAATATTGGCCCTATTCGAGTTGTCTCTAGCGAACAG GTACAAGCTGTGTATAATGCAATGAGGAGAGACGAAAGAATGAAATATTTCTTGTAG
- the BNAA09G27930D gene encoding uncharacterized protein BNAA09G27930D isoform X1, whose translation MACKTIVRSVFISESRRASAASRCFFFPPSLSASVPVHGLFPAPKSLSFCGFASVPDRLPRLNCTLNNDQSEQGPPQEAVLKAISEVSKTDGRVGKTTNVIIGGTVADDSAQDWLELDQKVNTYPTDRGFTAIGTGGDDFVHAMVVAVESVIERQIPEDCVKQTLSSKGKYVSVNIGPIRVVSSEQVQAVYNAMRRDERMKYFL comes from the exons ATGGCTTGCAAAACGATCGTACGCTCCGTTTTCATATCGGAATCACGTCGGGCTTCCGCCGCAAGCAGATGCTTCTTCTTCCCTCCTTCTCTCTCCGCGTCTGTTCCGGTCCACGGTTTGTTCCCGGCGCCAAAGAGTCTAAGCTTCTGTGGTTTTGCCTCTGTGCCCGACCGTCTCCCTCGTCTCAATTGCACTCTCAATAACGACCAATCCGAGCAAGGACCGCCTCAAGAAGCTGTTCTCAAGGCCATTTCAG AAGTGTCAAAGACTGATGGGAGAGTTGGCAAAACTACTAATGTGATAATTGGAGGCACTGTCGCTGATGATTCTGCGCAAGACTGGCTCGAACTTGACCAAAAG GTGAACACATACCCAACAGATAGAGGGTTTACTGCAATCGGGACTGGTGGCGATGACTTTGTGCATGCTATGGTTGTTGCTGTTGAATCTGTTATTGAACGTCAAATTCCTGAG GATTGTGTAAAGCAGACATTATCAAGCAAAGGCAAATATGTGTCGGTGAATATTGGCCCTATTCGAGTTGTCTCTAGCGAACAG GTACAAGCTGTGTATAATGCAATGAGGAGAGACGAAAGAATGAAATATTTCTTGTAG
- the LOC106367332 gene encoding uncharacterized protein LOC106367332 → MESSEDVEVLSRAIEKLLDEKRKREAAGDSFIEDEDDQLLLTRLISQLESPNSIQKTVVTAKDEEGESSPVSSPSKGKQEDKRRLEESIEEIAKDIKEVKRQNKVTHILLSALIILTLTWQLSEYSMIYMMKERLTHPIRSIGGMLSGVFKGKLLPIKNRLQGTSNDKEENNLHNGNGTNNGVHIQVPDLLREFGFDDDDQ, encoded by the exons atGGAGTCGAGTGAGGACGTGGAGGTTCTGAGCAGAGCCATCGAGAAACTTCTTGatgagaagaggaagagagaagcTGCTGGTGACTCCTTCATCGAAGACGAGGACGACCAGCTTCTCCTCACTAGGCTTATATCCCAG TTGGAATCACCGAACTCAATCCAAAAGACAGTTGTGACTGccaaagatgaagaaggagaatcatcGCCAGTTTCTTCACCATCCAAAGGAAAACAAGAGGACAAGAGACGTTTGGAAGAGAGCATAGAAGAGATAGCTAAAGACATCAAGGAGGTGAAGAGGCAGAACAAAGTAACCCACATACTGCTCTCGGCTTTGATCATCCTGACACTGACTTGGCAGCTCTCTGAGTACTCAATGATTTACATGATGAAAGAGAGATTAACCCACCCAATCAGATCCATCGGAGGTATGCTTTCTGGGGTGTTCAAAGGTAAGTTACTTCCAATCAAGAACAGACTTCAAGGGACTTCAAACGACAAGGAGGAAAACAACCTTCACAATGGGAATGGAACAAACAATGGAGTTCATATCCAAGTGCCCGATCTGTTGCGAGAATTCGGTTTCGACGATGATGACCAATGA
- the LOC106367321 gene encoding squamosa promoter-binding-like protein 11 gives MDCNMRSPLLWDWENLIISNPSNDKKQLTTTTSEWEIEKGEGIESLFPCLDGLQRVSNDSTTSFWHTTSVSKSSQSTSTNSSSPIIKQTKLASENSPGDSCSNIDFVQVKTSTAAESDLCLKLGKRTYSGRDVSPVSTKLLAPCVVTRKKSKSCGQSSMQVPRCQVDGCDLDLSSAKDYHRKHRVCETHSKCPKVTVSGVERRFCQQCSRLHAVSEFDEKKRSCRIRLSHHNARRRKSQGVFPFNPERVYDQRQHTNVVWGTTCDTKPTQRESGFTLSFQRGNGSKEEQLFASSNHSLSAYQTSGGFSAGKNKFQLGVGEYSEVLHQSQDFHRAFSLLSTSSGPLVHPHAQQPLSLLFSFDGVPK, from the exons ATGGACTGTAACATGAGATCTCCGTTGCTGTGGGACTGGGAGAATCTGATCATCTCCAATCCTTCAAATGACAAAAAGCAGCTTACTACTACTACTAGTGAGTGGGAAATTGAGAAAGGTGAAGGAATTGAATCTTTATTTCCCTGTTTGGATGGCCTCCAGAGAGTTAGTAATGACTCTACCACCAGTTTCTGGCACACCACTTCTGTATCAAAAAGCTCACAGTCAACCTCCACCAACTCATCATCTCCCATAATCAAACAAACCAAGCTTGCATCAGAAAATTCCCCTGGAGATTCTTGCAGCAACATAGATTTTGTCCAGGTGAAGACATCCACAGCTGCTGAATCAGACCTTTGTTTAAAACTTGGAAAGCGGACGTACTCTGGTAGAGACGTTTCACCCGTTTCTACGAAGCTGTTGGCTCCTTGTGTTGTTACTCGGAAGAAATCTAAGTCCTGTGGTCAGAGCAGCATGCAAGTCCCTCGTTGCCAAGTTGATGGATGTGATCTGGATCTCTCATCTGCTAAGGACTATCACCGCAAGCATAGAGTCTGTGAAACCCATTCAAAGTGCCCCAAAGTTACTGTGAGTGGCGTGGAACGACGATTCTGCCAACAGTGTAGCAG GTTGCATGCCGTCTCTGAGTTTGATGAGAAGAAACGAAGCTGCCGCATACGTCTTTCTCATCATAATGCAAGGCGTCGCAAGTCACAAGGAGTCTTTCCATTTAATCCAGAGAGGGTGTATG ATCAAAGACAGCATACAAATGTTGTGTGGGGTACCACTTGTGATACAAAGCCAACACAGAGGGAAAGTGGCTTTACCTTGAGCTTCCAGAGAGGCAATGGATCTAAGGAAGAGCAGTTGTTTGCTAGTAGCAACCACTCTTTATCTGCGTATCAAACCTCAGGCGGGTTCTCAGCAGGGAAGAACAAGTTTCAACTTG GTGTGGGAGAATACTCAGAAGTCCTCCATCAATCTCAAGATTTCCACCGTGCTTTCTCTCTTCTGTCAACTTCTTCTGGTCCCCTGGTTCACCCACATGCACAGCAACCACTGTCTCTACTTTTTTCATTTGATGGTGTACCAAAATAG
- the LOC106367323 gene encoding squamosa promoter-binding-like protein 10 isoform X1: MDCNMTSPLWDWDHFLMSNPSKPENDKRRPSSEWGIEKGEGIESIFPSFERVSSGGSTTGFSTSSSSPIFRHANLPSETSPGDSFSNIDFVQVKTSTAESDLCLKLGKQTYSEDFWGRSNNEVSAVSVKLLAPSVVARKKSKPYGQSSMQVPRCQVDGCELDLSSAKDYHRKHRVCETHSKCPKVTVGGLERRFCQQCSRLHAVSEFDEKKRSCRKRLSHHNARRRKPQGVFPLNPERNCNGRQHPNMLWNGLSLNTVPDEKYVWSPSYDTKPTQMESGFTLSFQRGRGPEEHLYAGSSRSFSTFQTSGGFSAGRSNSQLPGKAGVGEY; the protein is encoded by the exons ATGGACTGCAACATGACATCTCCGTTGTGGGACTGGGATCATTTCCTCATGTCCAACCCCTCAAAGCCTGAAAATGACAAAAGACGGCCATCTTCTGAGTGGGGAATTGAGAAAGGTGAAGGAATTGAATCTATATTTCCCTCTTTCGAGAGAGTCAGTAGTGGCGGCTCTACCACCGGCTTCTCCACCAGCTCATCATCTCCCATATTCAGACACGCCAACCTCCCATCAGAAACTTCCCCTGGAGATTCTTTCAGCAACATAGACTTTGTCCAGGTGAAGACATCCACAGCTGAATCAGACCTTTGTTTGAAACTTGGAAAGCAGACCTACTCTGAAGACTTTTGGGGTAGAAGCAACAATGAGGTTTCAGCCGTTTCTGTGAAGCTATTGGCTCCTTCTGTTGTTGCTCGGAAGAAATCCAAACCGTATGGTCAGAGCAGCATGCAAGTCCCTCGTTGCCAAGTTGATGGATGTGAACTGGATCTCTCATCTGCTAAGGATTATCACCGCAAGCATAGAGTCTGCGAAACCCATTCAAAGTGCCCAAAAGTTACTGTGGGTGGCCTTGAACGTCGATTCTGCCAGCAGTGTAGCAG GCTGCATGCCGTCTCTGAGTTTGATGAGAAGAAACGAAGCTGCCGTAAACGTCTTTCTCATCACAATGCTAGGCGCCGCAAGCCACAAGGAGTGTTTCCATTGAATCCAGAGAGGAATTGCA ATGGAAGACAGCATCCAAATATGTTGTGGAATGGGCTGTCCCTTAACACCGTCCCTGATGAAAAGTATGTATGGAGTCCCAGTTACGATACAAAGCCTACACAGATGGAAAGCGGCTTTACCTTGAGCTTCCAGAGAGGCCGTGGCCCTGAGGAGCACTTGTATGCTGGTAGCAGCCGCTCGTTCTCTACGTTTCAAACCTCTGGAGGGTTCTCTGCAGGGAGGTCCAACTCTCAACTTCCTGGCAAAG CAGGTGTAGGTGAATACTGA
- the LOC106367331 gene encoding stress-associated endoplasmic reticulum protein 2 yields the protein MTTSKRLADRKIEKFDKNITKRGFVPETTTKKGKDYPVGPILLGFFVFVVIGSSLFQIIRTATSGGMA from the exons ATG ACAACTTCAAAAAGGCTAGCAGACAGGAAGATTGAGAAGTTTGATAAGAACATTACTAAAAGAGGTTTTGTTCCTGAGACCACCACCAAGAAGGGCAAGGATTACCCTGTTGGACCCATCCTCCTCGGCTTCTTTGTCTTCGTCGTCATTGGCTCAT CTCTCTTCCAGATCATCAGGACCGCAACTAGCGGAGGCATGGCATAA
- the LOC106367333 gene encoding nuclear transport factor 2A, producing MDPDAVAKAFVEHYYTTFDSNRGGLVSLYQEGSMLTFEGQKIQGSQNIVAKLTSLPFQQCKHNITTVDCQPSGPAAGMLVFVSGNLQLAGEQHALKFSQMFHLVSNQGNYYVFNDIFRLNYA from the exons ATGGATCCAGACGCAGTAGCGAAGGCTTTCGTGGAGCACTACTACACCACCTTCGATTCGAATCGTGGAGGATTGGTCTCTCTTTACCAAGAAGGATCCATGCTGACCTTCGAAGGGCAGAAGATCCAGGGCTCTCAGAACATCGTCGCCAAGCTCACCAGCCTTCCTTTCCAGCAGTGCAAGCACAACATCACCACCGTCGATTGCCAGCCCTCTGGTCCCGCCGCCGGCATGCTCGTCTTTGTCTCCGGTAATCTTCAGCTCGCGGGCGAACAGCACGCTCTCAAGTTCAGCCAG ATGTTCCATTTGGTATCGAATCAGGGAAACTACTACGTGTTCAACGACATATTCAGGTTGAACTATGCCTGA
- the LOC106363223 gene encoding uncharacterized protein LOC106363223 — protein MDKAMLALSLEEEDKPFQMPNLPQFKSSERNSRSLIGRILNPDCQKVSTVILDMPRQWQKQGKVRGVALSRERFQFIFDHEHDLLEVLEKGVHTSNDWTLVLDRWMEFPPPDYLQYILVWVRIRNIPVNYYTEEAITALGELAGEVKVVAFDPDKPQREDYVRVQVRLNVSRPLRTSKVVNLPEGGTSVVCYNYERIRKRCFECQSLNHEKQVCPVIVGRRRNQSNERRAKAMEDREIVQPVLKEGDPLFGVLREEQVGFCKLTGRWKISPEVLEEMRRYLLSSSEADKLVRIERVRSSVAQAESNPISQKTVLRLEEAPVFTKQLDKGKGIVFDFDLNSPGDASHKVVNPTEKLMASAFKAGSKGSAFERLGDLSLGDMGDRRRVEERPMVYAPAPFSLVSGGETSQSKSDVADSTEYDACHLTRSSGVCQQKQKVRRRPYIRKRQEQKAKTSPVLNVLYGEGSRSEKIGSKRKVLVEDDRGFKAAKLKESRVIPFEGSPQPR, from the coding sequence ATGGATAAGGCGATGTTGGCGTTATCtctagaggaagaagacaaaccCTTTCAGATGCCAAATCTTCCTCAATTCAAATCTTCTGAAAGAAATTCGCGAAGTTTAATTGGAAGGATTTTGAATCCGGATTGTCAGAAGGTTTCAACGGTTATCCTTGATATGCCGCGGCAGTGGCAGAAACAAGGGAAAGTTCGTGGTGTAGCTCTATCGAGAGAACGGTTCCAGTTTATATTTGATCATGAGCATGATCTGTTGGAGGTCTTGGAAAAAGGGGTACATACTTCTAATGATTGGACTCTGGTCTTGGATCGATGGATGGAGTTTCCTCCACCTGATTATCTCCAGTATATCCTAGTCTGGGTTCGAATCCGGAATATACCTGTCAATTATTATACAGAGGAGGCTATTACAGCTTTGGGAGAATTAGCGGGAGAAGTGAAGGTAGTAGCTTTTGATCCTGACAAACCCCAACGAGAAGATTATGTTAGGGTTCAAGTTCGTTTGAATGTCTCAAGACCGCTGAGAACGTCTAAAGTTGTTAATCTTCCGGAAGGGGGAACATCGGTGGTTTGTTACAACTATGAAAGAATCAGAAAACGATGCTTTGAGTGTCAGAGCTTGAACCATGAAAAGCAAGTCTGTCCTGTTatagttggaagaagaagaaatcaatCAAACGAAAGGAGGGCTAAGGCTATGGAGGACAGGGAGATTGTTCAGCCTGTGTTGAAAGAAGGTGATCCTCTTTTTGGGGTTCTAAGGGAAGAGCAGGTTGGGTTTTGTAAGTTAACTGGTAGATGGAAGATTTCTCCAGAAGTTTTAGAAGAAATGCGAAGATATCTGTTATCATCATCTGAAGCTGACAAGTTGGTGAGAATTGAAAGGGTTAGATCGTCTGTAGCTCAAGCTGAAAGTAATCCAATATCCCAAAAGACAGTTCTTCGTCTGGAAGAAGCTCCCGTGTTTACAAAGCAGTTAGACAAAGGAAAAGGAATTGTGTTTGATTTTGATCTTAACTCTCCAGGGGATGCGTCACATAAGGTTGTGAACCCTACAGAAAAGCTAATGGCGTCAGCTTTTAAGGCAGGAAGTAAGGGCAGTGCTTTTGAAAGATTGGGCGACCTAAGTTTGGGGGATATGGGTGATAGAAGGAGGGTTGAGGAAAGGCCTATGGTTTATGCTCCTGCTCCTTTTTCCTTGGTGTCTGGAGGCGAGACTTCTCAGTCTAAAAGTGATGTTGCAGACTCTACGGAATATGATGCTTGTCATTTGACTAGATCATCCGGGGTCTGTCAACAGAAACAAAAAGTGAGAAGAAGACCCTATATAAGGAAAAGGCAGGAGCAGAAAGCCAAAACCTCGCCAGTTCTGAATGTTTTGTATGGAGAAGGATCGAGAAGTGAGAAGATAGGGAGCAAGAGGAAGGTTTTAGTTGAGGATGATCGTGGATTCAAAGCTGCAAAGCTAAAGGAATCAAGGGTGATCCCGTTTGAGGGATCGCCGCAGCCAAGATGA